The sequence GATCGCGAGAGCGCAAGAGCTATTGAGTCTAATCGTGGATAAAGAGACGGGAAAACGTGGTTTTCTGATTACGGGAGACGAAGTATTTTTAGAGCCCTTTAATAAGTCGCTTGTCTTGTGGGATGAGAAGATGGCGGCTTTATCTTACCAGGTGAGTGATAACCCTCCTCAGGTTGAAAGATTAAAAGTTATCGATGATTTACACAGTCGATGGCTTGTTGAAACGGGCTGGAACGAAATCGAACTCAGACGCTCGGTTCGACAAGGTATAGAACCAATGAATAAAGTCATCGATTTAGTCAGAGAAATGAATGGTATGGCAATTGTTGATGAGATCCGTCAGCACATAGATACCTTTATTAAAATTGAAGAACAACTCATAGAGATACGCATTCAAAACTCTCGAGATTCTGCAAACAGAACAACGTTAGTTCTTGTGATGGGGACTTTGTTCGCAGCGATAGTGTCTACAATCGTTGGCTTTTGGACATCTGGACGAGTGAAAAGAAGAGTTGGACTTCTCTTGAAGGCGACGAAAGAGGTGACGCTTGGAAATCTAACCAAAGGTTTAAACACTTTAAGCTCGAGCCATCATTTAAAAGGAAAAGATGAAATAGCGAGATTGACTCTCGGCTTGAAAGAAATGGCCACAAGCTTAGTGCTGAGCGACAAAAACATGCGTGAGTACAATGAGAGGTTGCAGGAGGAAACGAAAAAAGCGGAAGCGGCTGCGGTGGCTAAATCAGACTTCCTTTCAACGATGAGTCATGAGATCCGCACTCCAATGAATGGTGTGATTGGGATGACCAACTTGTTGCTTGATACTAAGTTGGATGAGCAACAGCAGCGTATGACGGAAACCGCGAGAAATAGTGCAGAGTCCTTGCTGTCGATCATTAATGATATTTTGGACTTCTCAAAAATTGAAGCGGGAAAAATTGACCTTGAGATTATCGATTTTGATTTGGGTGAGCTCGTTGAGGACATAGGCGGCATGTTGTACTTTGCTGCAGAGCAAAAAGGCGTACAGCTGATTTGCCCCGCAACACCCATTATGGCGCAGTGTTATCGAGGTGACCCGGGGCGGATTAGGCAGATTTTAAATAACCTGGTTAACAACGCAATAAAGTTTACCGAAAAAGGCGAGGTTGCTGTTTATGTTGATGTCGAAGAAAAAAATCACGACGATTCATTGCTACGTTTCCGAGTTAAGGATACTGGGATTGGCATAAGTGGTGAGCAACAGCGAAAACTCTTCTCACGTTTCTCTCAAGCGGATAGTTCCACCACACGTAAATATGGCGGAACAGGACTGGGGCTTGCCATCAGTAAAAAGCTGACTGAGATGATGGGGGGCGAAATAGGTGTTTATAGTGAATCAGGCGAGGGGTCGACGTTCTGGTTTACGCTTCGGCTCGAGAACTCGGAACAGAACGCCATCGTACACCTGCCTAGCGGTGACCTACGAAATAAACGCGTTTTGGTAGTCGACGATATCGAAACGAATCGCAATTTAATGGCTCAAATTCTGGAAAGGTGGAAGATTCCTCATAAGCTCGCATCGAGCGGCAAACAAGCTTTAGCAATGATGAGAGAGGCAGAACACAAGGGCAGTGCGTTCGATATTGCGATTCTTGATTACCAAATGCCAGAGTTAGATGGGATTGAACTTTCTAAACAAATTCTGGCGGATAACCAACTCAAAACGACTCGCTTGGTCATGTTCTCATCGGTTGCTCAGCGAGGAGATGCAAAGATAATGCAAGCTGCAGGCTTTAGCGGTTATTTGACCAAACCAATGCAACAATCTGACTTAATGGGTGTGTTAGAGAAAGTATCGGGATTAACAGAAGACAGCCCGAAAGAGACTTTTGTGACGAAACATACGCCAAGTACAAAAACGCAGTTTAACGCACGTATCTTAGTGGTGGATGACGTCACCACGAACCAGATAGTGCTTCAATCTCTTCTTAAGAAACATGGAATTAGTGTTGATAAGGCCAAAAGTGGTGTTGAGGCACTGGCTGCTTTGCGAAGCCAGGCTGAGTACGATTTAGTGTTCATGGATTGCTTGATGCCAGAAATGGACGGTTATGAAGCAACTCAAGAAATACGCAACACTGATAATGTAAATATTGATCACTCTATTCCAGTGATAGCAATGACCGCGAATGCGATGCAAGGCGATAGAGATAAGTGTATTGCGGCTGGTATGGATGACTACCTGACAAAACCAATTAACAAAAAAGCGCTAAGTGATGCTTTGGATAAGTGGCTATCGCATTTGTCTCAAGCTGAAGAAATTAATGAGAGCTAGTAGGTATTACTTTGAACTGAATCGCGGCTCAGATTTCTCTTTAGTTACCCTTTGCTTTGCCCTATGTAAATTAGAGAAGAGCATAGGGAGAGAGAAAAATGATTTTAAAGAGAATTGAACAAGTGTTGGATCTCAACAGCTTGTCTTATGAAGCAGGTATAAATGTCATCTACATTAAGCTCGGTGGTGGTGCAAATAACGTCAAAATTCAATATCAGCATTCCGATAATACTTTTCGAACATCACACGGTTTTTGGAATCAAGTGATGGTGTCCTTGTTTACGATCAGCGCCTTTATGATAATTAGTCACGCGATACCAGGTTGGAACTACTCTTGGTTGATTTTGATACTTGCTGTGAATTTCTTGAGCGCGATGGTGATACAAATTATCACTGAAATTCGGTTATTAGATTTGAGGGCGCAGCTCAGAGAAGTTGGTATATACCTGACTCCTGCGAGTCAGTTTGAGTTTCGGAAGAGCAAAGTTGGACAGTGAAGTGTGTTCATTGGTGGAGTCGACCACCTAATGGTGAGGCATAAACGCCAGAGGATTATGCCTCAGTTCGATAATGGGTTGAAATAGCGCGTTAAATTTACGCAGCATACTTCGACAACTCGTGTGGGTAAACACGCATGCCGCTCAGTGTATTTTCGTACACAGACAATTCGTTGATGTATGACCAAGCCGTAATGTCTGTCCCCGTTTGTGCTGCAAGACGCATAATCATATTGTCGATATCACGACCAGCATAGTCTTTCTGTGGCACGAAGAGTTGTTTGATTACTGTTAACATAGTAAAGCTCCTTTTTGTAATTAACTTTCAAATCTGTATGTTAGAAACAATAGACTAAAATCATTTTGTGATCAAGGTTTGGTTTTACGTGTCATTAAATGTTCATGGATAGTCTTTTATTTGTAGCCAAATGACGAATGGTTACAGTTTAGTACGGGACAGCTCGAGTTTCTTTAATCATTTGTTGTGAATTTTGAATCGTGACTAAAAGCTGAATGTGCCGGTACTGGTGATGTTAGGCGATGTCTCTTTTTGAATAAGTCGCAATTTAGAAGCACATAGAAAGTTGCAGGTATCCCTCGCTTTTCTAAACTTTAGCGCTAAAAGCAGTCGGTCTCATAGCAACATGAGTCATTACAATAATTATGACTGCCGTGTAGTAGCGATAGTCAGTCGGCCTCTTAAAACAAAGTTATTTATACCGAAACAGCTTAGGAGAGCGACCATGTATCTACGGGACTTTGGAGTCGTTAAGTTCGTCTTATTGTGTTTGATGATTAATTCTGGAAGTGCTTTGGCTGCGAAGCATAATAATGAACAAGTACGTCCAGGAACCGTGCTGTACAAGTTAGTTGAGGGGGCTGAGCCGAATCAAGTTCGGGGCCTTAATGCCATACTAAGAGGGCAAGGTTTGGTAAGCCAAGTCGTATTGGATGGTTCACAAATTGCCATTGCAACCTTTGACCATAAGGGTAGAGAAAAGGCAATAGCGAATATTTTGAAAAACAGTGGTTATGTTGAGTTTGCAGAGCCTGATGTGGCCGTTGTACCGACCATTTCTCCCAATGATACTTATTTCGATAACCAATGGCATCACACTGCGGTGAACAGTCAACAAGCCTGGGAGGTGACAACGGGCAGTTCTTCAGTATTGGTCGGTGTGTGTGATACTGGGTTTGATGTTGAACATCCAGACCTCAAAGATAATCTAAGGATCGATCTTGCTTATAATGCAGAGGACGACAATACCAATATCTTCGATGCCGATGGGCATGGTACTGGCTCTGCAGGGACACTAGGTGCATTAGGTAATAATGGAATAGGTGTGGCAGGGGCAAACTGGAATGTCGACATAATTCCTGTGAGGATTGCAATCAGTGACGAAAACAGCTCTGCTTACATTTCAACAATGGCAAAATGCATAGAATATGCAGCTGACAACGGCGCTCGTATTGTCAACCTGAGCTATGGGGGTATTCAATATGCAACGATTGATGCGGCTGCAAAATATTTGCGAGCTCGAAATGGCTTACTGTTTATGTCCGCAGGTAATGATGGCCAAGAGTTTGCTTCATACCCTGATTATGAAAGTTTCGTAGGTGTTGCAGCAACGGATCAGAATGATGAAAAAGCGAGCTTTTCAAATTGGGGTACTTTCGTCGATATTACAGCGCCAGGAGTGAGTATCGCAACGACATACCCAGACAACCGTTATGTGTACTACAGCGGTACGTCATTTTCGTCACCTTTGACGGCTGGTATTGCTGCCCTCATGGTTGCTGCTAATCCAGAAATCACTCCGAAACAAATTGAACAAGGGTTGTTTTCAACTGTTACTGATCTAGGCGCTTCTGGAGATGATGTTGTATTTGGGCACGGTTTAGTTAATGCGTTAGCCGCAGTGAACTATGCAAGTAACTTAAATAGCTACAGTGCTCCGCAGTCAACAATTACAATCGATAACTTTAAGTCGGAATATAATTTAGATGAGTTGATTCATTTTAATGGCAGTACTTCGTCTGATGCAGATGGCACAATACAAACCTATTCTTGGGACTTTGGTAATGGAGAAACTGGCGAAGGCAGCACATTCTCGTATAGTTATGCTTCTGCGGGTACTTATACGGTTACTCTGACTGTCCAAGATGACGATGGATTGAGTGACTCTACGACAACAGAGGTGGTCGTTGTTGATTCAACTGTTCTCGTAGCGCCATCGGGATTGATAGGCGACGTGACAGGGCCTAATGTCAAATTAACATGGCAAGATAATAGTTCGAATGAAAATGGCTTTTTGGTTGAGCGTGGCGTAAAACGACGTGGCCGTATCAATTTTGAAGAGTTAGAAATTGTACCGGCTGGTGAAACCACTTTTACCGACACTGTTGCATCACCCGGAGAGTATCGCTATCGCGTAAGTGCTGTGAATGCGTCTGGTTCAGCAACCTCTGACACTATCGTCGTGTCGGTTACAGACACCGAGCCTTCACCTCAACCTGGTACGTTGCCATCACCAAGTAATTTATCAGGTACATTGTCTAACAATGTCGTAATGCTATCTTGGAATGATAATTCAGAGGGTGAGTTGGGCTTTATTGTTGAACGAGGCCGGAAAGAGAAAGGGACTGTCAATTTTTATGAAGTGTTTAGAACACAAGATGCAAATTATACCGATAATATCAGTGATCTTGATGGCGGCAATTATGGTTATCGAGTGAAGGCGTATAATGATGCTGGAGAGTCGGGTTACAGCAATACAATGGAATTTCGTAAAAAGTAGTCGTTAGTAAATAAGCATTAGTGAAGCGCCAAAACAAAATAAAGGGATGAACACATCCCTTTATTATTTCACACTCTTAAGCGTTTAACACAAACTGCTCAATACATACCGCAACACCGTGCTCGTCATTACTTACAGTGATGTGGTCAGCAATCTGCTTAGTCTCTTCCATCGCGTTTGACATAGCGATACCTAGACCAGCGTATTTCAACATGTGGTGATCGTTTTCTGCATCACCCATGGTCATTACTTCTTCCTGTTTAATACCCAAGTGCTCAGCAATGGCAGCGACACCGATACCT comes from Vibrio astriarenae and encodes:
- a CDS encoding S8 family serine peptidase — protein: MYLRDFGVVKFVLLCLMINSGSALAAKHNNEQVRPGTVLYKLVEGAEPNQVRGLNAILRGQGLVSQVVLDGSQIAIATFDHKGREKAIANILKNSGYVEFAEPDVAVVPTISPNDTYFDNQWHHTAVNSQQAWEVTTGSSSVLVGVCDTGFDVEHPDLKDNLRIDLAYNAEDDNTNIFDADGHGTGSAGTLGALGNNGIGVAGANWNVDIIPVRIAISDENSSAYISTMAKCIEYAADNGARIVNLSYGGIQYATIDAAAKYLRARNGLLFMSAGNDGQEFASYPDYESFVGVAATDQNDEKASFSNWGTFVDITAPGVSIATTYPDNRYVYYSGTSFSSPLTAGIAALMVAANPEITPKQIEQGLFSTVTDLGASGDDVVFGHGLVNALAAVNYASNLNSYSAPQSTITIDNFKSEYNLDELIHFNGSTSSDADGTIQTYSWDFGNGETGEGSTFSYSYASAGTYTVTLTVQDDDGLSDSTTTEVVVVDSTVLVAPSGLIGDVTGPNVKLTWQDNSSNENGFLVERGVKRRGRINFEELEIVPAGETTFTDTVASPGEYRYRVSAVNASGSATSDTIVVSVTDTEPSPQPGTLPSPSNLSGTLSNNVVMLSWNDNSEGELGFIVERGRKEKGTVNFYEVFRTQDANYTDNISDLDGGNYGYRVKAYNDAGESGYSNTMEFRKK
- a CDS encoding response regulator gives rise to the protein MSFLSRWFDNISIEKKILACFSIPLLLLILVSVSVHHNTRSMVEDSDWVAHTHKAIARAQELLSLIVDKETGKRGFLITGDEVFLEPFNKSLVLWDEKMAALSYQVSDNPPQVERLKVIDDLHSRWLVETGWNEIELRRSVRQGIEPMNKVIDLVREMNGMAIVDEIRQHIDTFIKIEEQLIEIRIQNSRDSANRTTLVLVMGTLFAAIVSTIVGFWTSGRVKRRVGLLLKATKEVTLGNLTKGLNTLSSSHHLKGKDEIARLTLGLKEMATSLVLSDKNMREYNERLQEETKKAEAAAVAKSDFLSTMSHEIRTPMNGVIGMTNLLLDTKLDEQQQRMTETARNSAESLLSIINDILDFSKIEAGKIDLEIIDFDLGELVEDIGGMLYFAAEQKGVQLICPATPIMAQCYRGDPGRIRQILNNLVNNAIKFTEKGEVAVYVDVEEKNHDDSLLRFRVKDTGIGISGEQQRKLFSRFSQADSSTTRKYGGTGLGLAISKKLTEMMGGEIGVYSESGEGSTFWFTLRLENSEQNAIVHLPSGDLRNKRVLVVDDIETNRNLMAQILERWKIPHKLASSGKQALAMMREAEHKGSAFDIAILDYQMPELDGIELSKQILADNQLKTTRLVMFSSVAQRGDAKIMQAAGFSGYLTKPMQQSDLMGVLEKVSGLTEDSPKETFVTKHTPSTKTQFNARILVVDDVTTNQIVLQSLLKKHGISVDKAKSGVEALAALRSQAEYDLVFMDCLMPEMDGYEATQEIRNTDNVNIDHSIPVIAMTANAMQGDRDKCIAAGMDDYLTKPINKKALSDALDKWLSHLSQAEEINES